In a genomic window of Nocardia fluminea:
- a CDS encoding DUF5685 family protein — translation MAVFGVLKPCAHGAAKYGIDPGQWQAHMCGLCLGLRDGHGQLARAATNTDAIVLSVLTEAQSDPAARTNAGPCPLRGMKRASVVAANAPGVQLAATASLLLGAAKIGDHVDDGDASALARRPMRRVSNTWAERAQEQAAQIGLDVAPMLAAIATQGAVEARAMVASAWFPTERDTVQSSADVSSAASQVSMNATDTGAAREDSRSAMVDVITLDELTGPTQFCAATLFGHTATLAGRPENVAALQEIGRHVGRIAHLADAIEDLERDRARGRFNPLEATGTDMPRAYDLLRESESRIRQVATETELDQLPTVRWALLDPLASLLRRLGAGLGIAAGHVCRTPVTAQQHSPYEFPSPPGQRPQRPGPFKAGGLVLGVYCTGMACCVDHTSPCSGEQKDAWAKHCDCGSCGDCCDSCGDCCSCGGEGGCCGDCGCDCSC, via the coding sequence GTGGCAGTGTTCGGTGTGTTGAAGCCGTGTGCGCACGGTGCGGCGAAGTACGGCATCGATCCGGGGCAGTGGCAGGCACACATGTGCGGGCTGTGTCTGGGTCTGCGGGACGGGCACGGTCAGCTGGCCCGCGCGGCGACCAATACCGATGCGATCGTGCTCAGCGTGCTCACCGAGGCGCAGTCGGACCCTGCGGCGCGCACGAACGCCGGCCCCTGTCCACTGCGCGGGATGAAGCGCGCGTCGGTGGTCGCCGCGAACGCGCCGGGTGTGCAGTTGGCCGCTACGGCGTCATTGTTGCTGGGCGCGGCCAAGATCGGCGATCACGTCGACGACGGTGACGCATCCGCGCTCGCGCGTCGTCCGATGCGCAGGGTGTCGAACACGTGGGCCGAACGAGCGCAGGAGCAGGCCGCGCAGATCGGGCTCGATGTGGCGCCCATGCTGGCGGCGATCGCGACACAGGGCGCTGTGGAGGCGCGCGCGATGGTTGCCTCGGCGTGGTTTCCGACTGAACGGGACACAGTGCAGTCCTCTGCGGATGTGTCCAGTGCGGCATCCCAGGTTTCGATGAACGCGACGGATACCGGTGCAGCGCGCGAGGATTCGCGGTCCGCGATGGTCGACGTGATCACGCTTGACGAACTCACCGGACCGACACAGTTCTGTGCCGCCACCCTCTTCGGCCACACCGCTACGCTGGCCGGGCGACCGGAAAATGTTGCGGCGCTGCAGGAGATCGGGCGCCACGTCGGTCGCATCGCGCATCTGGCCGACGCCATCGAAGACCTCGAGCGCGATCGAGCGCGCGGGCGCTTCAATCCACTCGAGGCCACCGGCACCGATATGCCGCGTGCCTATGATCTGCTGCGCGAGAGTGAATCTCGCATTCGGCAGGTCGCCACCGAGACCGAACTCGATCAGCTGCCGACCGTGCGCTGGGCGCTGCTCGATCCACTGGCGAGCCTGCTGCGGCGCTTGGGCGCAGGGCTCGGCATCGCTGCCGGGCATGTCTGCCGTACTCCCGTGACAGCTCAGCAGCATTCGCCGTACGAGTTCCCGTCCCCGCCCGGACAGCGCCCCCAACGGCCTGGTCCCTTCAAAGCGGGCGGGCTGGTCCTCGGCGTCTACTGCACCGGCATGGCCTGCTGCGTCGACCACACCAGTCCGTGCAGCGGCGAGCAGAAGGACGCCTGGGCCAAGCACTGCGACTGCGGCAGTTGTGGTGACTGCTGCGATAGTTGTGGTGACTGCTGCAGTTGCGGGGGCGAGGGCGGCTGCTGCGGCGACTGCGGTTGCGATTGCAGCTGCTGA
- a CDS encoding glycoside hydrolase family 3 N-terminal domain-containing protein produces the protein MRKSPVVVFAVLAAVATACSGGSSNETTPAASSSAAATPSAAGEPSSPASATPIQSNCGADYLAKLSQREKLAQLLTVGITGAADASNVVSSEQVGGIFVGSWTDPGLLDKSALDAVKAQAKVPLMVTIDEEGGRVSRAKNLIGVAPSAREIAQTQTPEQYYQFTLTRSKALKDLGITVDFAPDADVSSQPDDSVIGDRSYSDDPKVVTEYAGAYIRASNEVGLGSVIKHFPGHGSGSGDSHTGAVTTPPLDQMQNTDLVPFRELVNSGAAVMVGHLDVPGLTEPDVPASISPAVMTLLREGKGYGAAPYNGPIFTDDLSGMAAITARMSIADAVEATLVAGADNALWISSDAVPQVLDRLEQSVASGKLPADRVDTSVLRMARYKGVALGC, from the coding sequence ATGCGGAAATCGCCTGTGGTCGTGTTCGCAGTCCTCGCCGCCGTCGCCACCGCCTGCTCGGGAGGTTCGTCGAACGAGACGACGCCCGCGGCGAGTAGCAGCGCGGCGGCCACCCCTTCTGCCGCCGGCGAGCCGAGCTCGCCCGCGTCGGCGACGCCGATCCAAAGCAATTGCGGCGCAGACTATCTCGCCAAGCTCTCGCAGCGCGAGAAGCTGGCACAGCTGCTGACCGTCGGCATCACCGGTGCGGCGGACGCCTCGAACGTGGTGAGTTCCGAGCAGGTGGGCGGCATCTTCGTGGGCAGCTGGACCGATCCGGGCCTGCTGGACAAGTCGGCCCTCGACGCTGTGAAAGCTCAGGCCAAGGTGCCGCTGATGGTCACCATCGACGAAGAGGGCGGGCGGGTCTCGCGCGCGAAGAACCTGATCGGGGTCGCGCCGTCGGCTCGTGAGATCGCGCAGACCCAGACCCCCGAGCAGTACTACCAGTTCACGCTGACCCGGTCGAAGGCGCTGAAGGATCTCGGTATCACCGTCGACTTCGCGCCCGACGCCGATGTGAGCAGCCAGCCCGACGACAGCGTGATCGGTGATCGCTCCTACAGCGACGACCCGAAGGTCGTCACCGAATACGCGGGCGCCTACATCCGCGCGTCCAACGAGGTGGGTCTCGGTTCGGTGATCAAGCACTTCCCCGGCCACGGTTCCGGTTCCGGCGACTCGCACACCGGCGCCGTCACCACCCCGCCGCTGGACCAGATGCAGAACACCGATCTGGTGCCGTTCCGCGAGCTGGTGAACTCCGGTGCGGCGGTGATGGTCGGCCACCTCGACGTGCCCGGCCTGACCGAACCCGACGTGCCCGCCAGCATCAGCCCGGCCGTGATGACGCTGCTGCGTGAGGGCAAGGGCTACGGCGCCGCACCGTACAACGGCCCGATCTTCACCGACGATCTCAGTGGCATGGCCGCCATCACCGCCCGCATGTCGATCGCCGACGCGGTCGAGGCCACGCTCGTCGCGGGCGCCGACAACGCGCTGTGGATCAGTAGCGATGCGGTGCCGCAGGTACTCGACCGTTTGGAACAGTCGGTCGCGAGTGGCAAACTGCCCGCCGACCGGGTCGACACTTCCGTACTGCGGATGGCGCGCTACAAGGGCGTAGCGCTGGGCTGCTGA
- a CDS encoding TetR/AcrR family transcriptional regulator, with translation MAGGTKRLPRAVREQQMLDAAVEVFARKGFHDTSMDAIAAEAKISKPMLYLYYGSKDELFRACIQREGLRFIEAVAPAGNPQLTPHEQVRTALEGFLDFVDRNRQSWQVLYRQAIGQQTFASEIDNARERVIELTAKLLESSAKNADPGTNFEVVAAAVIGAGEAIADRVASGRIEVAEAVDLLDDLAWRGLAGRKKTD, from the coding sequence ATGGCAGGCGGGACCAAGCGACTTCCCCGGGCAGTTCGTGAGCAACAGATGCTCGATGCCGCCGTCGAGGTATTCGCACGCAAGGGCTTCCACGACACGTCGATGGATGCCATCGCCGCTGAGGCGAAGATCTCCAAACCGATGCTCTACCTGTACTACGGCTCCAAGGACGAGTTGTTCCGCGCCTGCATCCAGCGCGAGGGTCTGCGTTTCATCGAGGCGGTCGCGCCCGCGGGCAACCCGCAGCTGACCCCGCACGAACAGGTCCGCACCGCGCTCGAGGGCTTCCTCGATTTCGTCGACCGCAATCGGCAGTCCTGGCAGGTTCTCTACCGTCAGGCTATCGGCCAGCAAACGTTCGCCTCCGAAATCGACAACGCCCGCGAGCGCGTCATCGAACTCACCGCGAAGCTGCTGGAATCCAGCGCCAAGAACGCCGACCCCGGCACCAATTTCGAGGTAGTCGCGGCGGCGGTGATCGGGGCGGGCGAGGCCATCGCCGACCGGGTCGCCAGTGGCCGGATCGAGGTGGCCGAGGCGGTGGATCTGCTCGACGATCTGGCCTGGCGCGGTCTGGCCGGTCGCAAGAAGACCGACTAA